Part of the Candidatus Polarisedimenticolia bacterium genome is shown below.
GTGGCGGAGGCGCGCGCCAGCCGCGACCCCCGGCTGAGAGCTTTTCTTGCCGATTTCCAGGAAGGCGGCGATGCTTAGGTCGCGCGAGGCGAGCGTGGGGCTGGTGATCTTCACGGCCGGCCTCATCCTGATGCTGGGGATTCTCGCGGTAGGCAAAGAATCGCGGCTGTTCGCCCGCAAGGTCGAGTACTGGACTTCTTTCCCGAACGTCTCGGGGCTGGCCGAAGGGTCGCCGGTCAAGCTGGTCGGAGTGCAGGTGGGCACGGTGAGCGAGGTTGCCTTTCCGTCCAGCCTCAACGACCGCGAGATCCGCGTGAGTCTTCAGGTCGATCGGGCCTACGCGGGGAGAATCCGCGAGGGGACCCAGGCGCAGCTCAAGTCGCTCTCCTACGTCTCGCAGGAGCGCTACATCGAGCTCACTCCGGGAGACTCCGATC
Proteins encoded:
- a CDS encoding MCE family protein; its protein translation is MLRSREASVGLVIFTAGLILMLGILAVGKESRLFARKVEYWTSFPNVSGLAEGSPVKLVGVQVGTVSEVAFPSSLNDREIRVSLQVDRAYAGRIREGTQAQLKSLSYVSQERYIELTPGDSD